A window of Cohnella herbarum contains these coding sequences:
- a CDS encoding ROK family protein — MGSQFLLAFDVGGTYIKAGVVNRDGAVLEHTVTQYEANSNGTQDEIIERFRDMTRDLVSRLSEESGAGVYGIGYAFPGPFDYERGISYIQGLNKFEAIYGISLGDKLRDVFRKDAVIAASLAPNWKLAFENDASLFALGEAVYGQASASDRVVCLTIGTGLGSGFVEKRRLIKHQRDVPENGWLYHLSYGEGIADDFVSRRGVLSLADELGLDLAGGQDVRELAQLALAGNELAVELFERFGHRMAQILTAPMERFQPDTIVIGGQIAKSGQLFVPALSRGLQHNGIITNIKLSENTLLSTFRGIYRFMGTV, encoded by the coding sequence ATGGGAAGTCAGTTTCTGCTCGCTTTTGACGTAGGCGGAACCTATATTAAAGCGGGAGTCGTCAATAGAGACGGGGCGGTATTAGAACATACCGTGACGCAGTACGAGGCAAACTCGAATGGAACGCAAGATGAAATCATAGAACGTTTCAGGGATATGACGAGAGATCTGGTTAGTCGCCTTAGCGAGGAATCGGGAGCCGGCGTATACGGAATCGGTTATGCTTTCCCGGGTCCCTTCGATTATGAGAGAGGGATAAGCTATATTCAAGGATTGAATAAGTTCGAGGCCATATACGGTATTTCTCTCGGAGATAAGCTGAGGGACGTGTTCCGGAAGGATGCCGTAATTGCGGCGTCCCTTGCCCCGAATTGGAAGCTGGCATTCGAGAATGACGCATCCTTGTTTGCTCTTGGCGAGGCGGTGTATGGGCAGGCTTCCGCTTCCGACCGCGTCGTATGTTTGACGATCGGAACCGGCCTCGGTTCAGGTTTCGTAGAGAAAAGACGTCTGATCAAGCACCAACGGGATGTGCCCGAGAATGGTTGGCTGTATCATCTGTCCTACGGGGAAGGCATCGCGGATGATTTCGTTTCTCGCCGAGGAGTGCTCAGCTTAGCCGACGAGCTCGGATTGGATCTCGCCGGCGGTCAGGATGTCCGGGAGCTTGCGCAATTAGCGCTAGCGGGGAATGAACTCGCGGTCGAACTGTTCGAACGGTTTGGACATCGCATGGCGCAAATCCTGACCGCGCCTATGGAGAGATTCCAACCGGATACTATCGTTATCGGCGGTCAAATCGCGAAAAGCGGACAATTGTTCGTGCCTGCTTTGTCTAGGGGACTTCAGCATAACGGCATAATTACGAATATTAAGCTGAGCGAGAATACATTGTTGAGTACGTTTCGCGGGATATATCGCTTCATGGGGACTGTTTAA
- a CDS encoding DUF5054 domain-containing protein, translating into MMDGVSVINTSIKTSIKTSIKTSIKTVHIVFKTHLDIGFTDTARNVLDQYVDSFIPKAIELADHLADKPGPEKFVWTTGSWLIRYYLDHAAPEDRAKMEEAIQKGHIVWHGLPFTTHSELMDKRLFEFGLSMSSQLDRTYGKQTITAKMTDVPGHTIGIVPLLSAAGIRYLHLGTNPASKAPDVPQAFVWKAADGAEVIVNYNDSYGEAMVIPGFDEVLYFSHTLDNIGPPSVEDIHKLFVELAEQFPNAVIQASTMDAFADKLWSYKASLPVVREEIGDSWIYGAASDPWKIAAYRELLRLRDKWIAEGTLVLNSEQYDAFCHSLIMVPEHTWGLDMKKYLPDFVNYAKKDFAAARKRDIVGEDLFPLTYEYTRGWSAGHTKNTGKTSYSYSEVESSWNEQRNYVQTALMTLDADKRREAEEALKGLRPERAASTGYNPISIRQTYRLGLFEAEFAEDGSISLLRGNNGKVWADDNSRIGRYSYETFGLPDYRRWYEQYTTYWDRNLDWISADFGKPAFEFAKPYPTNRMFEPSLVSLSVRHANDGDYVQAKLRMSEQASEIQGAPRELELLYRFAKDAEDIDLTLNWFGKDAHRLPEGSWIGINPIVNNPNLWKMDKLGSLLSPLEVVKNGNRGMHAIESRLTYSGADGEATIRTWDAPVVSIGKPRLLQFDNLFADLSGGYYFNLHNNAWGTNFRMWYEEDARFRYTLTFRSN; encoded by the coding sequence ATGATGGATGGAGTGAGTGTGATCAACACTTCGATCAAAACTTCGATCAAAACTTCGATCAAAACTTCGATCAAAACCGTACACATCGTATTTAAAACCCACTTAGATATCGGTTTTACGGATACAGCCCGGAACGTTCTCGATCAGTACGTCGATTCATTTATCCCGAAGGCCATTGAACTGGCCGATCATTTAGCGGATAAGCCCGGTCCGGAGAAGTTCGTCTGGACGACCGGCTCATGGCTGATCCGTTATTATCTGGATCACGCGGCACCCGAAGATCGGGCGAAGATGGAGGAGGCTATACAGAAGGGTCATATCGTGTGGCATGGGCTTCCGTTCACGACCCATAGCGAGCTGATGGATAAGCGGTTGTTCGAATTCGGGCTGTCTATGAGCAGCCAACTCGACCGTACCTACGGTAAGCAAACGATTACTGCGAAAATGACGGACGTTCCCGGACATACCATCGGGATTGTCCCACTGCTCTCCGCAGCCGGAATCCGCTACCTGCATTTGGGGACAAACCCCGCCTCCAAAGCTCCGGATGTACCGCAGGCTTTCGTATGGAAAGCAGCCGACGGTGCTGAAGTCATCGTGAATTATAATGACTCCTACGGAGAGGCGATGGTCATTCCCGGTTTCGACGAGGTATTGTATTTCTCTCATACTTTGGACAACATCGGACCGCCGTCGGTAGAGGATATTCATAAATTGTTCGTTGAATTGGCCGAGCAGTTCCCTAATGCCGTCATTCAAGCGTCGACGATGGACGCCTTTGCGGACAAGCTGTGGAGCTACAAGGCTTCCTTGCCCGTTGTACGGGAGGAGATCGGCGACTCTTGGATATACGGAGCGGCGAGCGATCCATGGAAAATCGCCGCTTATCGGGAATTACTTCGTCTGCGGGACAAATGGATCGCGGAGGGTACGCTCGTATTGAACTCGGAACAATACGATGCCTTCTGTCATTCCCTAATCATGGTTCCCGAGCATACATGGGGATTGGATATGAAGAAATACCTTCCGGATTTCGTTAACTATGCGAAGAAAGACTTCGCGGCAGCGCGTAAGCGGGATATCGTCGGAGAAGATTTATTTCCGTTAACCTACGAATATACGAGAGGCTGGTCTGCCGGCCATACGAAAAACACCGGGAAAACTTCGTACTCCTATAGCGAAGTAGAATCTTCATGGAACGAGCAGCGGAATTATGTTCAAACGGCATTAATGACGCTGGACGCGGACAAACGTCGGGAGGCCGAGGAAGCCTTAAAGGGATTACGTCCCGAACGTGCCGCCTCGACGGGTTACAATCCGATATCGATTAGACAGACTTACCGTCTCGGTCTATTCGAAGCGGAGTTCGCGGAAGACGGCTCTATTAGCCTTCTTCGCGGGAATAACGGTAAAGTATGGGCCGATGACAACTCGCGTATCGGACGTTACAGCTATGAAACGTTCGGATTGCCGGACTATCGGCGTTGGTACGAGCAATATACGACGTATTGGGACAGAAACTTGGATTGGATTTCCGCGGACTTCGGCAAGCCGGCATTTGAATTCGCCAAGCCCTATCCGACGAATCGAATGTTTGAACCAAGCTTGGTCTCGCTGTCGGTGCGGCATGCGAATGATGGCGACTATGTCCAAGCCAAGCTTCGAATGTCCGAGCAGGCTTCCGAAATTCAAGGGGCTCCAAGAGAATTAGAGCTGTTGTACCGATTCGCTAAAGATGCGGAAGACATTGACTTGACCCTTAACTGGTTCGGCAAGGATGCCCACCGCCTACCGGAGGGCAGCTGGATCGGCATTAATCCTATCGTAAATAACCCTAACTTGTGGAAGATGGATAAGCTTGGATCGTTACTGTCGCCGCTTGAGGTCGTGAAGAACGGTAACCGCGGCATGCACGCGATCGAATCTCGACTGACTTATTCCGGCGCCGACGGAGAAGCGACGATCCGAACTTGGGATGCGCCCGTCGTCTCCATCGGAAAGCCGCGGCTGCTGCAGTTCGACAACTTGTTCGCCGACCTGAGCGGAGGCTATTACTTCAATCTTCACAACAACGCGTGGGGAACCAATTTCCGGATGTGGTACGAAGAGGATGCGCGGTTCCGCTATACGCTGACTTTCAGATCCAACTAG
- a CDS encoding response regulator has product MKILIVEDEKLTRDSMEHDLKELGYSLINKASDGIEALESIEDCKPDVIFADVRMPRMDGLSLLNEVKQQVSPPIFVVVSSYDSFEYAKTALEQGAFAYLLKPVEENDLKSCLSRIENRIIHDRTKANRMTEADHKAKKYLQLAKKQMLQHIIQEEITDEADLREHFKAMDISLPYDQIFIMTISIDHFEQLISRRSSSDIQLYKFCIENITLELIEDLGVTILPFETDHDLGFLVNIPANPVLEEQLMRALDKIIEFTKDYLKFSITVGVGETFGELSHIHKSYTQARKAAMTRMTRGGNRAYSHKMLKSEFSTASLVMNFETEQQLQLCMEKCEKEAAKVIIHQFYQQAQEQSANLLKLNFNVAVTLIKLLTRLGLNPETFLGSELKLYRQLNVCTSLEQLLLTVDEILEICFEQIGKNDKIWNNSVMAKAMEFIIRHYNEDISLQSVSEHISLSPAYLSKQFKKTYNQNFIEFLIQYRMEKARELLKSSTYTVNEVSVIVGFKDEKHFFRTFKKITGVTPGAYKRGEI; this is encoded by the coding sequence ATGAAAATACTCATCGTAGAAGACGAGAAACTAACAAGAGACTCCATGGAGCATGATCTTAAGGAATTGGGATACTCCTTAATCAATAAGGCATCGGACGGAATTGAAGCATTGGAGTCGATCGAGGATTGTAAGCCGGACGTTATATTCGCCGATGTACGCATGCCGCGTATGGACGGACTAAGCCTGTTGAACGAAGTTAAGCAACAGGTCTCTCCTCCGATATTCGTCGTAGTCAGCAGCTACGATTCGTTCGAATACGCGAAGACGGCGCTTGAACAAGGCGCCTTCGCCTACTTGCTCAAGCCGGTTGAAGAAAACGACTTGAAAAGCTGCCTTAGCCGGATCGAAAATCGGATCATACATGACCGGACGAAAGCCAATCGAATGACCGAAGCCGATCATAAAGCCAAGAAATACCTTCAGCTTGCCAAGAAACAGATGTTGCAGCATATCATTCAAGAGGAGATCACCGACGAGGCTGATCTGCGAGAGCACTTTAAGGCGATGGATATTTCGTTGCCCTATGATCAAATCTTCATTATGACGATTAGCATCGATCATTTCGAGCAATTGATAAGCCGTAGATCGAGCTCCGACATCCAACTGTACAAGTTTTGCATCGAAAATATAACGCTAGAGTTAATCGAGGATCTCGGCGTTACGATCTTGCCCTTCGAGACCGATCATGATCTAGGCTTCCTGGTCAATATTCCCGCTAACCCGGTGCTCGAGGAGCAATTGATGCGCGCTTTGGACAAGATCATCGAGTTTACAAAGGATTATTTGAAGTTCTCCATCACCGTCGGAGTCGGCGAAACGTTCGGGGAGCTATCCCATATTCACAAATCCTATACTCAAGCGAGAAAAGCGGCTATGACACGAATGACTCGCGGCGGCAATCGGGCGTACTCCCATAAAATGCTTAAATCGGAGTTTAGCACGGCATCTTTAGTAATGAACTTCGAAACGGAACAACAGTTGCAACTCTGCATGGAAAAATGCGAAAAAGAAGCCGCAAAGGTTATCATTCATCAGTTCTATCAGCAAGCGCAAGAACAATCGGCTAACCTATTGAAACTGAATTTCAATGTGGCGGTCACGCTCATAAAGCTGCTAACCCGGCTCGGATTAAATCCCGAAACGTTCCTCGGCAGCGAGCTGAAGCTTTACAGGCAACTTAACGTATGCACGAGTCTTGAGCAGTTGTTGCTTACCGTAGACGAAATTCTCGAAATCTGCTTCGAGCAAATCGGCAAGAACGATAAAATCTGGAACAATTCGGTCATGGCTAAAGCAATGGAATTCATTATCCGTCATTATAACGAAGATATCAGTTTGCAGTCCGTATCCGAGCATATCAGCTTGAGCCCGGCCTATTTAAGCAAACAATTCAAGAAAACCTATAACCAGAACTTTATCGAATTTCTGATCCAATACAGAATGGAAAAAGCCCGAGAATTGCTCAAATCAAGCACCTACACGGTAAACGAGGTTTCCGTTATCGTCGGATTCAAAGACGAGAAGCACTTTTTCAGGACATTCAAAAAAATAACGGGGGTTACTCCGGGGGCTTATAAGAGAGGGGAAATATAA